CGCTGCCGGATCCAATCGACGACGAGACCCGTCGCGATGCACTCGAACGCGCGATCACCGAAGGTGCCTTCGGCTCGCCCGCAACGGAATTCACCATCGCGCGCACACTGGGTTCCCATCTGCTCGTGCCCGAGGCGTGGCAATTGCTGACGGACCGCGTGTCCACGCCCAGGGCGTGCTTGTTCGTGTCACCCAGCGCTCGACTGGCCCGCGTTCCCTGGGGGCTGCTTGCGATGCCTGACGACGATGGACGCCGCCTCATCGACCTCGTCGACGTGCTGATGGCGGCGCCACCGAACATCGTGCACTCGCCGCGCGAACCCGCCGGCTGGGGCGGCAGAAAGACCAATCCGCCGCTGCTGGTCCTCGATCCCCGGGTGCCCGGCCAGCGACCGGACTCTCCGCTGGGCTCCGTACTCGGACGGCCGTCGCCCGACACGCCTTTGGCCAGGCACTTCGCCGAAGTGATGCAACGGCGAGACGTGTTGCCCGACGTTGCGGCGTCCGTCGAGCTGTTCCGGCGCTCCGACGCGGACCGTGACTGGCTGAAGGAGCTGCTGGCCCAGGCGCCCAGTCGGCTGCTGTACGTGGGCCACGCGACCGCTGCCGACGGCGACGTCGGCCACGCCGACCGAGCCGCCCTCCATTTGGCCGACGAGCAGCCACTGACCGCATCGGATCTCATGACGTTGAAGCTGCCGATGCCGCCCCGTGTCGGCCTGCTGGCGTGTGCCTCCGGCGGGGATTACCGGTTTGACGAGGCCACCGGACTGGTCGCGGCGATGATTCTCGGCGGCGCCGAGGTGGTGACGGCCACCCTCTGGTCACTGCCGACGGCTGCGGGCTATCGCCTGTTCGCGCAGGAGAGCGCCGACGCCGACCCGATGAGTGAGGCGATCCTCGCCGTCGATGACGCACACGAAGCCCCCGACGCCGGGCGTGCGGTCAACGACTGGCAGCGAAAACAGTTGCGGCGCTGGAGCGATGGCGATCTGACGGCAAGTCCGCTCTATTGGGCGGCACTGGCGACCTTCGCCGTCGACGGCGCCCGGTGATCAGCGCGGCGACACGCAAACGGCCACCGCGGACTCGTCGCCCGAGCGGTAGTACGTCTCGATGATGCTGCCGGGGGAGACCTTCATGATCGCCGACGCGGGAATCAGCGCCCTCTCGTGGGCCGGAAACTGTCCGCCTTCCGGACGCTTCACGATCACGTCGAGTTCGACCTCGCGAAAATCCTCGCGGGTATGCCCGGTTGTCCGCATTCCCGTGACGACGGCGCGCGACTTCGTGCCATGCCGGATCAACTCGAGTTGACCGTCGGTGACCAGGCCCTTGCCGACCAGCATCCGGTCGAACTCGGCACGGATGGCGAGGATGTCCTCGGTGGTGGCCAGACGTTCGTCGGTTTCGCCGGACTCGGGGGTGGCCTCGGGGACGTCGCGGTCGGGGATCAGGTAGCACAAGGCCGTGCCGACGAGCAGAAACATGAAGAACGCAATCGGAAACGCGCTGGACATGTCTCCAGGCTCGGGCAACGCATCGGCTACCGAACCCAACTTTTGCGTGGAACCGGCTCTTATCCTGTTTGAATGAGCACAGACACGGCCGTGGCCGTCGCGCATCCGCGTCGCGCGGTGATCGACCGGGCGTGGCGTGCGATCGGGCCCGGGGTGGAAGTGCTCAGCGGCGACGACGGCGGTCCGTTGCGGCGCACCGTCAAGCGGATCATCGACCCTCTGGTGCTGCGGCTGCGGTCCAACACCCAGTTCTCGGCGCCGTTCGTGGCGGCCGACGTGGCCGAGGCCATGCACGACACGATCGTCGGCCAAGCCCCCCAATTACGTGCGGCGGCGGCCTGGTTCGAACTGCTCAAACGCGAACGCCGCCGGCTCCGGATCACCAGCGGCAACGCCCAGGAACTGTACTTCCCCGTGTGTTTCGAGCTGGCTGTGACGAAAGGTCCGCCCGCCCAAGATGTTTCCGACGCCGCCGAATCCGTCCTACGGGATATCCACGCCGATCGGGACCGCACCGCGATCGAGGCGCTGAACATCTACTCATCCGACCATCTCGTCATCAGTGAGCTGTCGGATCAGTTGCGCTCCAGCTGGAACGACGTGCGTGCCGGGACGGAGATCATGCGTCCGTTCCTATCCGGCCTGACCACTGTGCTCGGCGCGGCCGACACGCACAGCAGCGCCGCGGCACGGCAACGGGTTTGGCAAGCGCTGATCGCCGACGCGACGCCGTACAACCTCGGAGCGGCAGCCCATGAGGACCCGAAACAGCTGCCATGGTCGATCGTCGCACTCGGCCTCAGTTCCGTTGAACCCCAGAGTCCCCCGGCGATCATCGGCGGCTCGGACAACGAACGACCGCTCAATCGGTCCGTGATCGACCGGGTGCGGGCGACGCTTCGGCGCGCAATGGATCGTGAAGAACTTCCCGACATTCCGATGCTGTGCGAGGAAGAGGTCGACCGGTGCTGCGCGCCGTGGGGTCTGTTGGCAGAGGACAAGCAGGCGACCCTCGTTGCCGGGATCGAGGTCGCCGTCGACCTCGCGCCGTTGTCCGAATCCGCGACAAC
The nucleotide sequence above comes from Mycolicibacterium moriokaense. Encoded proteins:
- a CDS encoding CHAT domain-containing protein, which codes for MAETATLVLRFADVGVATYVSLRVVGEPARTVTWVLEEAALKVAVDELSGALPDPIDDETRRDALERAITEGAFGSPATEFTIARTLGSHLLVPEAWQLLTDRVSTPRACLFVSPSARLARVPWGLLAMPDDDGRRLIDLVDVLMAAPPNIVHSPREPAGWGGRKTNPPLLVLDPRVPGQRPDSPLGSVLGRPSPDTPLARHFAEVMQRRDVLPDVAASVELFRRSDADRDWLKELLAQAPSRLLYVGHATAADGDVGHADRAALHLADEQPLTASDLMTLKLPMPPRVGLLACASGGDYRFDEATGLVAAMILGGAEVVTATLWSLPTAAGYRLFAQESADADPMSEAILAVDDAHEAPDAGRAVNDWQRKQLRRWSDGDLTASPLYWAALATFAVDGAR